One genomic window of Thalassolituus hydrocarboniclasticus includes the following:
- the tadA gene encoding tRNA adenosine(34) deaminase TadA has protein sequence MQLALAEAQRAYDAGEVPVGAVVVLDGKVIGRGFNQPITSLDPSAHAEMVAVRDAARNIGNYRLPGATLYVTVEPCTMCTGLLIHSRIARLVYGATEPKAGAIESALQLPAQPFYNHVMKIEGGVLAEQCSAMMSSFFAMRREAKKRLKQAVPPAAD, from the coding sequence ATGCAGCTGGCACTGGCCGAAGCGCAGCGCGCCTACGATGCCGGTGAAGTGCCGGTGGGCGCAGTGGTGGTGCTGGATGGCAAAGTGATCGGCCGTGGTTTTAATCAGCCTATTACCAGCCTTGATCCGAGTGCTCATGCTGAGATGGTTGCCGTGCGTGATGCCGCCAGAAATATCGGTAATTACCGCCTGCCGGGCGCTACGCTGTATGTCACCGTGGAGCCCTGTACCATGTGTACCGGGTTATTAATTCACAGCCGCATTGCACGGCTGGTTTATGGCGCGACCGAACCGAAAGCCGGGGCGATAGAAAGTGCGCTGCAGTTACCGGCACAGCCTTTTTATAATCATGTGATGAAAATTGAGGGCGGGGTGCTTGCTGAGCAATGCTCCGCTATGATGTCATCCTTCTTTGCAATGCGCCGCGAAGCGAAAAAGCGTCTGAAACAGGCGGTACCTCCGGCGGCAGATTAA
- a CDS encoding acyl-CoA thioesterase gives MWTHHLSPRFVETDALGHINNTVLPVWFEDARTPLFRLFTPDLDINNWHLIIAKIEVEFVGELFYGKDVEIRTYLTKLGNSSMVIAHEAWQEGRMGARGSAVMVHFDHDAKQSVTIPEPIRAQLSEHLQAL, from the coding sequence ATGTGGACGCACCACCTGAGCCCGCGCTTTGTGGAAACCGATGCCCTGGGTCATATCAACAACACCGTTTTACCGGTCTGGTTTGAAGATGCCCGCACGCCGCTGTTCCGGTTGTTTACCCCGGATCTGGATATCAACAACTGGCATCTGATCATCGCCAAAATCGAAGTCGAATTTGTTGGTGAACTGTTTTACGGCAAAGATGTGGAGATCCGCACTTACCTCACCAAGCTGGGCAACAGCTCTATGGTGATTGCCCACGAAGCCTGGCAGGAAGGCCGAATGGGGGCCCGCGGCTCGGCGGTGATGGTGCATTTTGATCACGACGCCAAGCAATCGGTGACGATTCCGGAGCCTATCCGTGCCCAGCTGAGCGAGCACTTACAGGCGCTGTAA